From a region of the Fusobacterium periodonticum ATCC 33693 genome:
- a CDS encoding TRAP transporter small permease: MKDFFKKFELYIGSAFISVTTVVVIMNVFTRYFLKFTYFWAEEIAVGCFVWTIFLGTAAAYREKGLIGVEAIVVLLPEKIRNIVEFLTYTLLTVLSGLMCLFSFTYVMSSSKITAALELSYGYINISIVISFALMTLYSIIFTIESFKKAFLSKGN; the protein is encoded by the coding sequence ATGAAAGATTTTTTTAAAAAATTTGAATTATATATAGGGAGTGCATTCATTTCTGTAACAACAGTTGTTGTAATAATGAATGTTTTTACTAGATACTTTTTAAAATTTACTTATTTCTGGGCAGAAGAAATTGCAGTTGGTTGCTTTGTATGGACTATATTTTTAGGAACAGCTGCTGCCTATAGAGAAAAAGGACTGATAGGAGTTGAAGCTATTGTTGTTCTTTTACCAGAAAAAATTAGGAATATTGTAGAGTTTTTAACTTATACTTTACTTACTGTTTTAAGTGGACTTATGTGTTTATTTAGTTTTACTTATGTAATGTCTTCATCAAAAATAACTGCAGCTTTAGAACTTTCTTATGGTTATATTAATATTTCTATTGTAATAAGTTTTGCATTGATGACTTTGTATTCAATAATTTTTACAATAGAAAGTTTTAAAAAAGCATTTTTAAGTAAAGGTAACTAG
- the dctP gene encoding C4-dicarboxylate TRAP transporter substrate-binding protein gives MKKILSLIFLSLFTLLLVACGGKKEEAAKEGGEAKKEARVIKVTTKFVDDEQTAKSLVKVVEAINARSNGSLELQLFTSGTLPIGKDGMEQVANGSDWILVDGVNFLGDYIPDYNAVTGPMLYQSFDEYLRMVRTPLVQDLNAQALEKGIKVLSLDWVFGFRNIEAKKPIKTPEDMKGLKLRVPTSQLYTYTIEAMGGNPVAMPYPDTYAALQQGVIDGLEGSILSYYGTKQYENVKEYSLTRHLLGVSAVCISKKCWDSLTDEERTIIQEEFDKGAQDNLTETQRLEEEQAQALKDNGVTFHEVDAEAFNKAVAPVYEKFPKWTPGIYDKIMENLTQIREDIKNGK, from the coding sequence ATGAAAAAGATCTTATCTTTAATTTTTTTATCACTTTTCACTTTATTATTAGTTGCTTGTGGTGGAAAAAAAGAAGAAGCAGCTAAAGAAGGAGGAGAGGCTAAAAAAGAAGCAAGAGTTATTAAAGTTACTACAAAATTCGTTGATGATGAACAAACTGCTAAATCATTAGTTAAAGTTGTTGAAGCTATCAATGCAAGAAGTAATGGAAGCTTAGAATTACAATTATTCACAAGTGGAACTTTACCTATAGGTAAAGATGGTATGGAACAAGTTGCAAATGGTTCAGATTGGATATTAGTTGATGGTGTTAACTTCTTAGGAGACTATATTCCAGATTATAATGCTGTAACTGGTCCTATGTTATATCAAAGTTTTGATGAATACTTAAGAATGGTAAGAACTCCATTAGTTCAAGACTTAAATGCTCAAGCACTTGAAAAAGGAATTAAAGTTTTATCATTGGATTGGGTATTTGGATTCAGAAATATTGAAGCTAAAAAACCTATAAAAACTCCTGAAGATATGAAAGGATTAAAATTAAGAGTTCCTACTAGCCAATTATATACTTATACTATAGAAGCTATGGGAGGAAACCCAGTAGCAATGCCTTATCCAGATACTTATGCTGCTTTACAACAAGGAGTTATAGATGGACTTGAAGGGTCTATCTTAAGTTACTATGGAACAAAACAATATGAAAATGTTAAAGAATACTCTTTAACTCGTCACTTATTAGGAGTATCTGCAGTATGTATTTCAAAGAAATGTTGGGATAGTTTAACTGATGAAGAAAGAACTATAATCCAAGAAGAATTTGATAAAGGTGCTCAAGATAACCTAACTGAAACTCAAAGATTAGAAGAAGAACAAGCTCAAGCATTAAAAGATAATGGAGTTACTTTCCATGAAGTTGATGCTGAAGCATTTAATAAAGCTGTTGCACCAGTTTATGAAAAATTCCCTAAATGGACTCCTGGAATTTATGATAAGATTATGGAAAATCTTACTCAAATCAGAGAAGATATTAAGAATGGAAAATAG
- a CDS encoding nitroreductase family protein: MELLKLMSDRYTCRRYSEENIKEEDLNKILEAGRVAPTSHNNQPQRIYVVKSEEAKEKLMKDFAYNYKAPCYLVCGYNVDEVWRNDLDGDRESGDIDVSIVMTHMMLMAEELGLGACWIGRITPELVKKNLDIPENIKVVAVLSLGYHREDDRPSKLHTIRRSNEELVKFL, encoded by the coding sequence ATGGAATTATTAAAACTTATGAGTGACAGATACACTTGTAGAAGATATTCAGAGGAAAACATTAAAGAGGAAGATTTAAATAAAATTTTAGAAGCTGGAAGAGTTGCACCAACTTCTCATAATAATCAACCACAAAGAATTTATGTTGTAAAAAGTGAAGAAGCAAAAGAAAAATTAATGAAAGATTTTGCATATAATTATAAAGCTCCTTGCTATTTAGTTTGTGGTTACAATGTTGATGAAGTATGGAGAAATGATTTAGATGGAGATAGAGAAAGTGGAGATATAGATGTTTCAATTGTTATGACACATATGATGTTAATGGCAGAAGAACTTGGTTTAGGTGCTTGTTGGATAGGACGTATAACACCTGAACTTGTAAAAAAGAATCTAGATATTCCTGAAAATATTAAGGTTGTTGCAGTTCTTAGCTTAGGATATCATAGAGAAGACGATAGACCATCTAAACTACATACTATTCGTAGAAGTAATGAAGAATTAGTTAAATTTTTATAA
- a CDS encoding ArnT family glycosyltransferase: MFSTRRKDIFVLIVLSLFAYLSIIAIREIDSAEARNFIAAREMLENSSWWSPTVNGHFYFENPPLPTWLTAIVMMITRSHSEVVLRIPNMLCCIFTVLFLYRSMIRIKKDRLFAFLCSFVLLSTFMFIKLGAENTWDIYTYTFAFCASLAFYLYVRDGQRKNLYRMAILIFLSFLSKGPVGFYSVFIPFLLAHYIIFPKEIFKKRTFFVLLTLVISIALSLIWAFSMFFNHGDFFLSIVKDEVNAWATKHHRSFIFYTDYFIYMGSWLFFSIFVIFKIPEKKEEKVFWLWTILSLIFISIIQMKKKRYGLPIYLTSSITIGQLCIYYFRKTYAELKKREKTLLIIQQLFLLFVIFASLIFLTYFGYVKKEISFGLFFLYAALHLLFLFLFAVGYTEISYAKRVIIFSGLTMLLVNFSSSWILESKFMKNNLLKFRIPINEEILKSSAPIYAEAYDIEDVWKLERQIKTLNKNMPDEREIIFLGKEEPKSLSKVYEVKKVYEYQKVTHDMERLYILEKIY, translated from the coding sequence ATGTTTTCAACAAGAAGAAAAGATATATTTGTCTTAATAGTTCTTTCACTTTTTGCTTATTTATCAATTATTGCAATAAGAGAAATAGATAGTGCAGAAGCAAGAAATTTTATAGCAGCACGTGAGATGCTAGAAAATTCTAGTTGGTGGTCTCCAACAGTAAATGGACATTTTTATTTTGAAAATCCTCCATTACCAACATGGTTAACAGCCATTGTAATGATGATAACTCGCTCTCATTCAGAGGTTGTTTTAAGAATACCAAATATGCTTTGTTGTATTTTTACAGTTTTATTTTTATATAGAAGCATGATTAGAATAAAAAAAGACAGACTATTTGCCTTTTTATGTTCTTTTGTTTTATTAAGTACCTTTATGTTTATAAAGTTAGGAGCAGAAAATACCTGGGATATTTATACTTATACCTTTGCTTTCTGTGCTTCACTAGCTTTTTACTTATATGTGAGAGATGGGCAAAGAAAAAATTTATATAGAATGGCTATACTTATTTTCCTTTCTTTTCTAAGCAAAGGACCTGTAGGTTTCTATTCTGTTTTTATTCCTTTTTTACTTGCTCATTATATTATTTTTCCAAAAGAAATATTTAAGAAAAGAACTTTTTTTGTTCTTTTAACTTTAGTTATTAGTATTGCTCTTTCATTAATTTGGGCTTTTTCTATGTTCTTTAATCATGGAGATTTCTTTTTATCTATTGTTAAAGATGAAGTTAATGCTTGGGCAACAAAACATCACCGTAGCTTTATCTTCTATACAGATTATTTTATCTACATGGGATCTTGGTTATTTTTCTCAATCTTTGTTATATTTAAAATTCCTGAGAAAAAAGAAGAAAAAGTTTTCTGGCTTTGGACTATATTATCTTTAATTTTTATCTCTATCATACAAATGAAAAAGAAAAGATATGGTCTACCTATATATTTAACATCATCTATAACTATTGGACAACTATGTATATACTATTTTAGAAAAACTTATGCTGAACTAAAAAAGAGAGAAAAAACTTTACTTATAATACAACAACTATTTTTACTTTTTGTAATTTTTGCAAGTTTAATTTTCTTAACTTATTTTGGTTATGTAAAAAAAGAAATTTCTTTTGGATTATTTTTTCTTTACGCTGCCCTACATCTTTTATTCTTATTTCTATTTGCAGTTGGCTATACAGAGATAAGTTATGCAAAAAGAGTTATAATTTTTTCAGGTTTAACTATGTTACTTGTAAATTTCAGTTCTTCTTGGATACTTGAAAGCAAGTTTATGAAAAATAATTTATTAAAATTTAGAATACCAATAAATGAGGAAATTTTAAAAAGTTCTGCTCCTATATATGCAGAAGCTTATGATATAGAGGATGTTTGGAAATTGGAAAGACAAATAAAAACTTTAAATAAAAATATGCCTGATGAGAGAGAAATCATATTTTTAGGAAAAGAGGAGCCTAAGAGTTTATCTAAAGTCTATGAAGTAAAAAAAGTTTATGAATATCAAAAAGTAACTCATGATATGGAAAGATTATATATATTAGAAAAAATTTATTAG
- a CDS encoding TRAP transporter large permease, translating to MEALYPVIVLFVLFFLNIPIAYALMGSALFYFIFLNTTMSMDMVIQQFVTSVESFPYLAVPFFIMVGSVMNYSGISEELMNMAEVLAGHMKGGLAQVNCLLSAMMGGISGSANADAAMESKILVPEMIKKGFSKEFSAAVTAASSAVSPVIPPGTNLILYALIANVPVGDMFLAGYTPGILMTLSMMITVYIISKKRGYNPSRERMARPSEILRQAIKSIWALAIPFGIIMGMRIGIFTPTEAGGVAVFFCFLVGFFVYKKLKLHHIPIILMETVQSTGAVMIIIASAKVFGYYMTLERIPQFITNSLMNFTDNKFVLLMVINLLLLFVGMFIEGGAALVILAPLLVPAVKALGVNPLHFGVIFIVNIMIGGLTPPFGSMMFTVCSIVGVRLEGFIKEVWPFIVALLVVLFVVTYSESIALFIPNLFLK from the coding sequence ATGGAAGCTTTATATCCAGTTATTGTATTATTTGTATTATTCTTTTTGAATATCCCAATAGCTTATGCTCTTATGGGATCGGCATTATTTTATTTTATATTCTTAAACACAACTATGTCTATGGACATGGTTATACAACAATTTGTTACATCAGTTGAATCATTTCCGTATTTGGCAGTACCATTTTTTATAATGGTTGGATCAGTTATGAACTATTCAGGTATAAGTGAAGAACTTATGAACATGGCTGAAGTTTTAGCTGGACATATGAAAGGTGGACTTGCTCAAGTAAACTGTCTATTAAGTGCTATGATGGGAGGAATTTCTGGTTCTGCCAATGCAGATGCTGCTATGGAATCTAAAATTCTAGTTCCTGAAATGATTAAAAAAGGTTTCTCAAAAGAATTCTCAGCAGCTGTTACAGCAGCTTCATCTGCTGTTAGCCCTGTTATTCCACCAGGAACTAACTTAATTCTATATGCACTAATTGCCAATGTACCTGTTGGAGATATGTTCTTAGCAGGATATACTCCAGGAATTTTAATGACTTTATCTATGATGATAACAGTATATATAATTTCTAAAAAAAGAGGATATAATCCATCAAGAGAAAGAATGGCAAGACCTAGTGAAATTTTAAGACAAGCTATAAAATCAATTTGGGCTTTAGCTATTCCTTTTGGAATTATCATGGGAATGAGAATAGGTATCTTCACTCCAACAGAAGCTGGAGGAGTTGCAGTATTTTTCTGTTTCTTAGTTGGCTTCTTTGTATATAAGAAATTAAAGTTACATCATATTCCTATAATTTTGATGGAAACTGTACAAAGTACAGGAGCAGTTATGATAATCATTGCCTCTGCTAAAGTTTTTGGATACTATATGACTTTAGAAAGAATTCCACAATTTATAACAAATTCTTTAATGAATTTTACTGACAATAAATTTGTATTGTTAATGGTAATAAATTTACTTCTTCTATTTGTTGGAATGTTTATAGAAGGAGGGGCTGCTCTTGTTATCCTTGCTCCACTTTTAGTTCCAGCAGTTAAAGCTTTAGGTGTAAATCCATTACACTTTGGAGTAATATTTATAGTTAACATAATGATAGGAGGATTAACTCCACCATTTGGTTCTATGATGTTCACTGTATGTTCTATTGTTGGCGTACGGCTAGAAGGATTCATAAAAGAAGTATGGCCATTTATAGTTGCACTTTTAGTTGTTCTATTTGTAGTAACATACTCAGAATCTATAGCATTATTTATACCAAATCTATTTTTAAAATAA
- a CDS encoding response regulator transcription factor: MNKILIIEDDKNIQRLLSLELKHKGYIVSSAYDGEEGLELFTKNSYDVVLLDLMLPKKSGKELCQEFRKLTDTPIIITTAKDNVLDKVELLDLGANDYICKPFAIEELLARIRVVTRNRETSSDKQIYFENEIKLDLTTKKVFINQKEISLTKTEFLILEYFMKNRAISCSREKILTGVWGYDFDGEEKIVDVYINSLRKKMDTESKYIHTIRGFGYIFQYKED; the protein is encoded by the coding sequence ATGAATAAAATTTTAATAATTGAAGATGATAAAAATATACAAAGATTATTGTCATTAGAGTTAAAACATAAGGGCTATATAGTAAGCTCTGCTTATGATGGTGAAGAAGGTTTAGAATTGTTTACTAAAAATTCCTATGATGTTGTTTTACTAGATTTAATGTTACCTAAAAAATCTGGAAAAGAACTTTGTCAAGAATTTAGAAAATTAACAGATACCCCTATTATAATTACAACTGCTAAAGATAATGTTTTAGATAAAGTTGAACTTTTAGATTTAGGAGCAAATGATTATATTTGTAAACCTTTTGCTATAGAAGAATTATTAGCTAGAATAAGAGTTGTAACAAGAAATAGAGAAACTTCTAGTGATAAACAAATATACTTTGAAAATGAAATAAAATTAGATTTAACAACTAAAAAGGTATTTATTAATCAAAAAGAAATAAGCTTAACAAAAACTGAATTTTTAATTTTAGAATATTTTATGAAAAATAGAGCAATTTCTTGTTCAAGAGAAAAAATTCTAACTGGAGTTTGGGGCTATGATTTTGATGGTGAGGAAAAAATTGTAGATGTATATATCAATTCACTTAGAAAAAAGATGGATACAGAAAGTAAATACATACATACAATTCGTGGTTTTGGTTATATATTTCAATATAAAGAGGATTAG
- a CDS encoding uracil-DNA glycosylase family protein, translated as MTRDEKLKKLIEDIKNDEENKKYTEQGIDPLFSAPKEARIVIVGQAPGLKAQENKLYWKDKSGDKLRLWTGIDEKTFYSSNLLAIIPMDFYYPGKGKSGDLPPRKDFGEKWHNKILELLPNVELFILIGKYAQEFYLKGRTKENLTETVHSYKEYLPKFFPIVHPSPLNIRWLKKNPWFEKEVVPELKEMVTKIMKK; from the coding sequence ATGACTAGAGATGAAAAATTAAAAAAATTAATTGAAGATATAAAAAACGATGAGGAAAATAAAAAATATACTGAACAAGGTATTGATCCTCTTTTTTCAGCTCCTAAGGAAGCAAGGATAGTTATTGTAGGACAAGCTCCTGGTTTAAAAGCTCAAGAAAATAAATTGTATTGGAAAGATAAAAGTGGAGATAAATTAAGACTTTGGACTGGTATAGATGAAAAGACTTTCTATAGTTCTAATTTACTTGCTATTATTCCTATGGACTTTTATTATCCTGGTAAAGGGAAGAGTGGAGATCTTCCACCAAGAAAAGATTTTGGAGAAAAGTGGCATAATAAGATTTTAGAATTACTTCCTAATGTTGAATTATTTATATTGATTGGAAAATATGCACAAGAATTCTATTTAAAAGGGCGAACTAAAGAAAATTTAACAGAGACTGTTCATTCTTATAAAGAATATCTCCCTAAATTTTTTCCTATAGTTCACCCTTCACCTTTAAATATTAGATGGTTGAAGAAAAACCCTTGGTTTGAAAAAGAAGTTGTACCTGAATTAAAAGAAATGGTAACAAAAATTATGAAAAAATAG
- a CDS encoding DNA-processing protein DprA, whose protein sequence is MYSKEELLIFSIINSNYDISIQNLTYKIFNFSNKENINFFKLNRIEKIEFLKAFFSEENIEKILFIFDKLNLYKIQVEKILKNCEEKSIKIFYYSYENYPKNLMDIKESPYVIFIKGQLPSNKELEKAFAIVGTRKATKEGINFAKDIGAYLAKNNTYNISGLALGIDTVGHELCIHKTGAILGQGLDLEVYPKENIKLAEKILENNGFLLSELIPKQELSIFSLIKRDRLQSALTSGIIIAETGVKGGTVNTFKYAREQKKKIFISDINREFIEKYRKDLIIIKNSLDFEKKSKNNLIQKNLF, encoded by the coding sequence ATGTATAGTAAAGAAGAACTTTTAATCTTTTCAATTATAAACTCAAACTATGATATAAGTATACAAAACTTAACTTACAAAATTTTTAATTTTTCAAATAAAGAAAATATAAATTTTTTTAAATTGAATAGAATAGAAAAAATAGAATTTTTAAAAGCTTTTTTTAGTGAAGAGAATATAGAAAAAATTTTATTCATTTTTGATAAACTTAATCTATATAAAATTCAAGTAGAAAAAATACTAAAAAATTGTGAAGAAAAAAGTATTAAAATATTTTATTATTCTTATGAAAATTATCCTAAAAATCTAATGGATATAAAAGAAAGTCCCTATGTAATTTTTATAAAAGGACAATTACCCTCAAATAAAGAGTTAGAAAAAGCTTTTGCGATAGTTGGAACAAGAAAAGCAACTAAAGAGGGAATAAATTTTGCTAAGGATATTGGAGCTTATCTAGCAAAAAATAATACTTATAATATAAGTGGTCTAGCTTTAGGAATAGACACTGTAGGACATGAACTTTGTATACATAAAACAGGAGCAATCTTGGGACAAGGTTTAGATTTAGAAGTTTATCCTAAAGAAAATATTAAGTTAGCTGAGAAAATTTTAGAAAATAATGGTTTCTTATTATCTGAACTGATACCTAAACAAGAACTTTCTATATTTTCACTTATTAAAAGAGATAGGTTACAATCTGCTTTAACTTCTGGAATTATAATAGCAGAAACAGGTGTAAAAGGCGGGACAGTAAATACTTTTAAATATGCAAGAGAACAGAAAAAGAAAATATTTATATCTGATATAAATAGAGAATTTATAGAAAAATATAGAAAAGATTTGATTATTATAAAAAATAGTTTAGATTTTGAAAAAAAATCAAAAAATAATTTAATTCAAAAAAATCTTTTTTAA
- a CDS encoding HAD-IIA family hydrolase, protein MKDLKDIKCYLLDMDGTIYLGNELIDGAKEFLEKLKEKNIRYIFLTNNSSKNKDKYVEKLNNLGIEAHREDVFSSGEATTIYLTKKKKGAKVFLLGTKDLEDEFEKAGFELVKERNKEIDFVVLGFDTTLTYEKLWIACEYIANGVEYIATHPDFNCPLENGKFMPDAGAMMAFIKASTGKEPTVIGKPNRHIIDAIIEKYNLKKSELAMVGDRLYTDIRTGIDNGLTSILVMSGETDKKMLEETIFIPDFVFDSVKEIKETIE, encoded by the coding sequence ATGAAAGATTTAAAAGATATAAAATGTTATTTGTTAGACATGGATGGAACTATCTATTTAGGAAATGAATTAATAGATGGAGCAAAAGAATTTTTAGAAAAATTAAAAGAAAAAAATATAAGATATATATTTTTAACAAATAACTCATCAAAAAATAAAGATAAGTATGTTGAAAAATTAAATAATTTAGGAATAGAAGCTCATAGAGAAGATGTTTTTAGTTCAGGTGAAGCAACTACAATATATCTAACTAAAAAGAAAAAAGGAGCAAAAGTATTTCTTTTAGGAACTAAAGATTTAGAAGATGAATTTGAAAAAGCTGGTTTTGAATTAGTAAAAGAAAGAAATAAAGAAATAGATTTTGTTGTTTTAGGCTTTGATACAACTCTAACTTATGAAAAATTATGGATAGCTTGTGAATATATAGCCAATGGAGTTGAATATATAGCAACTCACCCTGATTTTAATTGTCCTTTAGAAAATGGGAAATTTATGCCCGATGCTGGAGCAATGATGGCTTTTATTAAAGCTTCTACAGGAAAAGAGCCAACAGTTATAGGAAAACCTAATAGACATATAATAGATGCAATTATAGAAAAATACAATTTAAAGAAATCTGAACTTGCAATGGTTGGAGATAGATTATATACAGATATTAGAACAGGAATAGATAATGGTCTAACTTCTATCTTAGTTATGAGTGGTGAAACAGATAAAAAAATGTTAGAAGAAACAATTTTCATACCTGATTTTGTCTTTGATTCTGTCAAAGAAATAAAAGAAACTATAGAATAA
- a CDS encoding sensor histidine kinase yields MKKISKELLKTYYWVIFLFTIFSVFIIINFSIYLWKENKNDIKLVEGYIEYEMTALDERIDTYSKSKEEILMEIVEEAPKLRDVYLEIFYNDKKYAKAPYLPDRRHNFLDYYSVTKIYNPENFNEIKVNITRRNVRDRKLIINAFASFIFFLLFCLFIIIKIQKKFFDKFKNSIDNLKFFTQDYDFNSKVKIHNEENFIEFSILQKSFKNMLSRLEEQSQSQTNFVNNASHELKTPIFVLKGYVDMLNDWGKNDKEVLDESLIILKKEIQNMQDLTEKLLFLAKSKNLVVEKKSVNLDTILKETIDNLNFAYPDQLINYSSAEIFIDSDDALLRLLFKNLIENAIKYGNNNPVNVILEKGRKIKVIIEDFGLGISKEALPHIFERFYREDEARNREIKSYGLGLSIVNEILSLLDIDIQIDSELGKGTKITLEM; encoded by the coding sequence ATGAAAAAAATATCTAAGGAATTATTAAAAACATACTATTGGGTTATATTTTTATTCACAATATTTTCTGTTTTTATTATAATAAACTTTTCAATTTACCTTTGGAAAGAAAATAAAAATGATATAAAACTTGTAGAAGGATATATAGAGTATGAAATGACTGCATTAGATGAAAGAATAGATACATATTCTAAGTCAAAAGAAGAAATTTTAATGGAGATAGTGGAAGAAGCTCCTAAACTTAGAGATGTGTATTTAGAAATATTTTATAATGATAAAAAATATGCCAAAGCACCATATTTACCAGATAGGAGGCATAATTTTTTAGACTACTATTCTGTTACAAAAATATATAATCCTGAAAATTTCAATGAAATAAAAGTAAATATTACAAGAAGAAATGTTAGAGATAGAAAACTTATTATCAATGCCTTTGCAAGTTTTATTTTCTTTTTGCTTTTTTGTTTATTTATAATTATTAAAATTCAAAAGAAATTTTTTGATAAATTTAAAAACTCAATAGATAATTTAAAATTTTTTACTCAAGACTATGATTTCAATTCTAAAGTTAAAATTCATAATGAAGAAAATTTTATAGAGTTTAGTATTTTACAAAAATCTTTTAAAAATATGCTATCAAGACTTGAAGAACAATCTCAATCTCAAACTAATTTTGTGAATAATGCTTCTCATGAATTAAAAACTCCAATTTTTGTTTTAAAAGGTTATGTGGATATGCTTAATGACTGGGGAAAAAATGATAAGGAAGTTCTTGATGAAAGCTTGATTATTTTAAAAAAAGAAATACAAAATATGCAGGACTTAACTGAAAAACTTTTATTTTTAGCTAAAAGTAAAAATTTAGTTGTAGAAAAAAAATCTGTAAATTTAGATACTATTTTAAAAGAGACAATAGATAATTTAAATTTTGCTTATCCTGATCAACTTATAAATTATAGTTCTGCTGAAATTTTTATAGATTCAGATGATGCTCTTTTAAGACTACTATTTAAGAATTTAATTGAGAATGCAATAAAATATGGAAATAATAATCCAGTGAATGTTATATTAGAAAAAGGAAGAAAAATTAAAGTTATAATAGAAGATTTTGGGCTAGGAATATCAAAAGAAGCCCTACCACATATTTTTGAAAGATTCTACAGAGAAGATGAAGCCAGAAATAGAGAAATCAAAAGTTATGGTTTAGGACTTTCTATTGTAAATGAAATACTTTCTTTATTAGATATTGATATTCAAATTGATAGTGAACTTGGAAAGGGAACAAAGATTACATTAGAGATGTAA
- a CDS encoding LamB/YcsF family protein — MKFYVDLNSDIGEGYGAYKLGMDEEIMKCVTSVNCACAWHAGDPLIMDKTIKIAKENNVAVGAHPGFPDLLGFGRRKMVISPEEARAYMLYQLGALDAFAKANGVKLQHMKLHGAFYNMAAVEKNLADAVLDGIEEFNKDIIVMTLSGSYMAKEAKRRGLKVAEEVFADRGYNADGTLVNRTLPGAFVKDPDEAIARVIKMVKTKKVTAVNGEEIDIAADSICVHGDNPKAIEFVERIRKALIENGIEVKSLHEFI; from the coding sequence ATGAAATTTTATGTGGATTTAAATTCAGACATTGGTGAAGGTTATGGAGCTTACAAACTAGGAATGGATGAAGAAATTATGAAATGCGTTACTAGTGTAAACTGTGCTTGTGCTTGGCATGCAGGTGATCCATTAATTATGGACAAAACTATTAAAATTGCTAAGGAAAATAATGTAGCAGTTGGAGCTCATCCAGGATTCCCCGATCTTTTAGGTTTTGGCAGAAGAAAAATGGTAATAAGCCCTGAAGAAGCTAGAGCATATATGCTATATCAACTAGGTGCTTTAGATGCATTTGCAAAGGCAAATGGGGTAAAACTTCAACATATGAAGTTGCATGGAGCTTTCTACAATATGGCAGCTGTTGAAAAAAATTTAGCAGATGCTGTTTTAGACGGTATAGAAGAATTTAACAAAGATATAATAGTTATGACTTTAAGTGGAAGTTATATGGCTAAAGAAGCTAAAAGAAGAGGTTTAAAAGTAGCAGAAGAAGTTTTTGCAGACAGAGGATATAATGCGGATGGAACTCTAGTTAATAGAACTCTTCCTGGAGCTTTTGTAAAAGATCCAGATGAAGCTATAGCAAGAGTTATAAAGATGGTAAAAACTAAAAAAGTTACAGCTGTAAATGGAGAAGAAATTGATATAGCTGCTGATTCTATCTGTGTACATGGAGATAATCCAAAAGCTATTGAATTTGTTGAAAGAATAAGAAAAGCTTTAATTGAAAATGGCATAGAAGTAAAATCATTACATGAGTTTATATAA